Genomic window (Staphylococcus debuckii):
GCGAATTTAACACCATTTTCATAATCCATCGGCGCCATCGTAAATCCGACACCTTGCTCTTTAAGTCGTTGATATTCTGCCTGTACATCATCCACATCAAACATCGTACAAGGAATCCCTTCTTCTTTTAGCCCTTCTTGATACGCTTGAGCAACGGGATGATTGTTAGGTTCAAGCAACAACTGCGTGCCCTCTGGATTTTCTGGAGAAACTACAGCTATCCATCTATAATCTCCAGCTGGTACATCTGCTTTCTTTTGAAATCCTAATATTTCTGTGTAAAACTTTAATGCTTGGTCTTGATCGTCTACAAATATACTTGCGACTTTAATTTCCATGGGGCATAACCTCCATTGTGAGTTAGTTCTTTCTTTCCTTATTTTTAAAAAAAGTAAACTAGAAAGACGAGAAATTAAGATAGATTACTGGAACCTTAAAAATACAAATTAAAAAGGCAAGCACTCAATACGAAATTGAATGATTGCCTTTTTATATCTATTAGTCTTGGATTTCATTTATAATAGCGGAGGAAGAGGGATTCGAACCCCCGCGAGCCGTTAAGCTCCTGTCGGTTTTCAAGACCGATCCCTTCAGCCGGACTTGGGTATTCCTCCAATAAGCACAATAAACATCTTATTATACCCCATCATAAAAGTCAATCAATTTTTTAAGTAAATTTTACACAATTCTTGTTGACAAATTCATATTGCAACAAAATAGAGGGACGATTGTCCCTCTATTATTGAATTTTATTAATTTAAAACAAGCTGCCTTTGTAAATATCTGTGCACAGATTTTGCGACTCCGCGCCCTTCTTTAATCGCCCAAACAACTAGACTTTGGCCACGTCTCGCATCACCTGCTGCAAAGATATGCGGTTGATTTGTCGCATAGTCGTTCTCATCTGCTATGATTTTATTTCGCTCTGTGTGTAAGTCGAACGTATTTGGAACAGTATTTTCAGTGCCTGTAAATCCAATCGCTAGTAGGATCAAATCTGCAGGCCAATGCTTTTCAGTATCGTCAATTTTCGTACTGCCATCTGGCATTTTTCTCAAAGTTTGCGTATAAACCCCTCGCACATTACCAATACGGTCTACATCGTAACGCATGGTTTGCGCGCCATAAGCACGCGGTTCGTAACCGAAGCGTTCTTCTGCTTCTTTATGTGCGTAATCCATTTTAAATACAGGCATTGATAACGGCCAATAGGGATTACCTTGAATTTCATAACGCTCAGGCAGCTTTGTACGATAATTGAACTGTACTACTGTTTTGCAATTCTCACGCAAAGCAGTCGCAACACAGTCAGCTCCCGTATCCCCCGAGCCAATTACAATTACATTCTTTCCTTCGGCACTGATTTCGGCATTTTCTGGTTCTAATTCTCCATTTGCAATTTGCGTTTGTTCTGTTAAATAATCCATAGCGAAGTGTATGCCGTATCCCATGCGTCCTTCTAACGGAAGGTCTCTTGCTTGTTGGGAACCTGTACACACTATGATGGCATCAAATTCAGATTCAAGCGTCTCTTTAGAGATATCTTTTCCGACTTCTGTATCCGTTACAAAATGGATACCTGCTTCCTCCATTAATCGAATACGACGACGTACTACATCTT
Coding sequences:
- a CDS encoding glutamate synthase subunit beta, whose amino-acid sequence is MGEFKGFMKYDRQALPELSLAERLTSHAAFQQCFSKEDASMQGARCMDCGTPFCQTGQQVERDTIGCPIGNYIPEWNDLVFHQDYKAAYERLAETNNFPDFTGRVCPAPCEQACVMNINRDPVAIKGIERTIIDEAFENGWVQPRLPAQRLEQRVAIIGSGPAGLTAADELNAKGYEVTIYERAHEAGGLLMYGIPNMKLDKDVVRRRIRLMEEAGIHFVTDTEVGKDISKETLESEFDAIIVCTGSQQARDLPLEGRMGYGIHFAMDYLTEQTQIANGELEPENAEISAEGKNVIVIGSGDTGADCVATALRENCKTVVQFNYRTKLPERYEIQGNPYWPLSMPVFKMDYAHKEAEERFGYEPRAYGAQTMRYDVDRIGNVRGVYTQTLRKMPDGSTKIDDTEKHWPADLILLAIGFTGTENTVPNTFDLHTERNKIIADENDYATNQPHIFAAGDARRGQSLVVWAIKEGRGVAKSVHRYLQRQLVLN
- a CDS encoding VOC family protein, with the protein product MEIKVASIFVDDQDQALKFYTEILGFQKKADVPAGDYRWIAVVSPENPEGTQLLLEPNNHPVAQAYQEGLKEEGIPCTMFDVDDVQAEYQRLKEQGVGFTMAPMDYENGVKFAIFDDTCGNLIQIIERKATENA